The Daucus carota subsp. sativus chromosome 9, DH1 v3.0, whole genome shotgun sequence genome window below encodes:
- the LOC135149400 gene encoding uncharacterized protein LOC135149400, translating to MSTNDRSWMNRRLESNRITLTPEYKLGVEQFIKFAIENKGVVEDLMKCPCVNCKNGTWETIENVRYHLIANGICLGYKIWTSHGESSRRKNNRVQKEVEKPVDMEAMLRDVGAEPKACTSRVEEPPNADASEFYKEVNRCGTPIYPGNTNYTKLSFTTRLLHFKNESHCSEKSFNLLLEIIGDVLPPKHTLPSTYYEVKKIVKELKLSYNKIDACENNCMLFYGDDKDKKDCDHCGKSRYKEACGKKSTTIPRKILRHFPLIDRLKRLFMSEHTAKQMTWYKNREVKEGEISHPSDGDDWKNFDLQHPSFAKEFRNVRLGLSTDGFNPFDNSGNKVYSLWPVVVVVYNLPPSMSMKKPYMFFTLIIPGPDNTKKDLHVFLRPLIDELKILWHSGVETFDQS from the coding sequence ATGTCGACCAATGATCGTAGTTGGATGAATCGTCGATTAGAAAGTAACCGAATAACACTTACTCCGGAATATAAATTGGGTGTTGagcaatttataaaatttgcaaTTGAGAATAAAGGTGTAGTTGAAGATTTGATGAAGTGTCCatgtgttaattgtaaaaatgGGACATGGGAGACCATTGAAAATGTTAGATATCATTTGATAGCTAATGGAATTTGCTTGGGTTATAAAATTTGGACATCTCATGGGGAGTCATCACGAAGAAAAAATAATCGTGTTCAAAAAGAAGTTGAAAAACCGGTAGACATGGAAGCGATGTTAAGAGATGTTGGAGCCGAACCTAAGGCTTGTACTAGTAGAGTAGAAGAACCACCTAATGCGGATGCTTCCGAATTTTACAAAGAAGTCAATAGATGTGGAACACCAATATATCCGGGAAACACCAATTACACAAAACTATCTTTCACCACAAGGTTGTTGCACTTTAAGAATGAATCCCATTGTAGTGagaaatcttttaatttgttacTTGAGATTATTGGCGATGTTCTTCCACCAAAACACACATTACCATCTACTTACTATGAGGTGAAGAAAATAGTAAAGGAATTGAAGCTTTCATACAACAAAATTGATGCTTGTGAAAATAATTGCATGTTGTTTTATGGGGATGATAAAGACAAAAAAGATTGTGATCATTGTGGAAAGAGTCGTTACAAAGAAGCATGTGGAAAAAAGAGTACCACAATTCCTCGTAAGATTTTAAGACATTTTCCTCTTATAGATCGTCTCAAAAGATTATTTATGTCGGAGCATACGGCTAAACAAATGACATGGTACAAGAATAGAGAGGTAAAAGAGGGAGAAATTAGTCACCCCTCGGACGGAGATGATTGGAAAAATTTTGACTTGCAACACCCTTCGTTTGCTAAGGAATTTCGTAATGTACGACTTGGTCTTTCAACCGATGGTTTTAATCCTTTTGATAATTCCGGTAATAAAGTATATAGTCTTTGGCCGGTAGTAGTTGTTGTGTATAATCTTCCTCCATCGATGTCAATGAAAAAACCCTACATGTTTTTTACTCTCATTATTCCGGGTCCGGATAATACAAAGAAGGATCTTCATGTATTTCTTCGTCCGCTTATTGATGAGTTAAAGATTTTGTGGCATAGTGGAGTTGAGACATTTGatcaatcataa
- the LOC135149401 gene encoding uncharacterized protein LOC135149401, whose protein sequence is MRAALMWTISDFPALAQLKGWSTKGKCGCPVCLGSVKGFQLKNCGKPCWYGTNRIFLNENDSLRKKGPKFASTERAVFRGRMSGEYEISTFNHLQFPPPGILTKQRALGYGKEHNWTSRPIFYELEYWSSLRLRHCIDVMHTEKNVFENVFYTIVDDRFKSKDHNKSRMDCKELGVMSGLWLNNGVKPKARFTLTRPQLRQLCEWVSSLDLPDGCCSNLARCVKMDVLKFHGLKSHDCHIFMQKLMSIAFREFLPRDILDALAALSNYFVDICSTILVRSDLELLEKSIVKTLCVLETIFPPSFFDIMEHLVLHLAEECRLGGPVHYRWMYPFERLLKFMKDKIKNKARVEGSIAEKYVEEETVNFCSYYFKSNVGTVHNTVGRNEVAVEKQDDSILEVFRYPIECLGKHVVRYLDDGEYFIAEYYVLLNMPEVQPYIREYASYTGATPEELESLLKTNFKIWFKKKIENDVAIYPRFKDLLNGPSRMIMTFQSCKVNGYKFRCKDKSGVLVKGTSHVNALENYYGQLEEIIRLVYRGGNHVYLFKCCWFDSAGSGVRVDKNRIVSIDIKSRLRSNEVFVLASQATQVYYAPSVLNPRSNFYTVISIKNSPLDESTTPSTENPYQENISNASTSIFSLFVDFAQYEPIPRIRFEDHDNDEVDDDDEDENNEEFDEEDQENEEEIGGGGGGEEEEEEEEEEEGYEDID, encoded by the exons ATGAGGGCGGCATTGATGTGGACTATAAGTGACTTTCCGGCTTTAGCACAACTCAAAGGATGGTCAACAAAAGGCAAATGTGGATGCCCGGTTTGTCTTGGAAGTGTAAAAGGCTTCCAACTTAAAAATTGTGGAAAGCCATGTTGGTATGGGACTAATCgaatttttttgaatgaaaatgatTCGTTACGGAAAAAAGGACCCAAGTTCGCAAGTACAGAGCGGGCCGTTTTTAGAGGTCGGATGAGTGGGGAGTATGAAATATCAACATTTAATCATTTGCAATTCCCTCCTCCCGGAATATTGACCAAACAACGAGCTTTGGGTTATGGCAAAGAACACAATTGGACTAGTAGGCCAATTTTCTATGAACTTGAATATTGGTCGTCACTTAGGTTACGTCATTGTATTGATGTTATGCATACCGAAAAGAATGTTTTTGAAAATGTATTTTACACAATTGTGGATGACCGTTTCAAGTCAAAGGATCACAACAAGTCTAGGATGGATTGTAAGGAACTTGGTGTGATGTCCGGGTTATGGTTAAATAATGGGGTGAAGCCAAAGGCACGTTTTACGCTTACAAGACCCCAACTTCGCCAATTATGTGAATGGGTATCATCATTAGATCTTCCCGACGGGTGTTGCTCAAATCTAGCTCGATGTGTCAAAATGGATGTTCTCAAGTTTCACGGGTTAAAATCGCATGATTGTCATATTTTTATGCAAAAATTGATGAGTATTGCTTTTCGTGAGTTTTTACCTCGTGATATTTTGGATGCCCTTGCGGCACTATCAAATTACTTTGTCGATATTTGTTCGACAATTCTAGTACGTAGTGATCTAGAACTTCTAGAGAAATCCATAGTAAAGACACTATGTGTGCTAGAAACTATTTTTCCCCCAAGCTTTTTTGATATTATGGAACACTTGGTTTTACACTTGGCCGAAGAATGTCGTCTAGGGGGACCCGTTCACTATAGATGGATGTATCCTTTTGAACGGTTGTTAAAGTTTATGAAAGATAAGATCAAGAATAAGGCACGAGTGGAAGGTTCGATTGCGGAAAAATATGTCGAAGAAGAAACCGTCAACTTTTGTTCATATTACTTTAAGTCAAATGTTGGCACAGTTCATAACACCGTGGGAAGGAACGAAGTTGCGGTTGAGAAACAAGATGATAGTATTTTGGAGGTTTTTAGATATCCAATTGAGTGTTTGGGAAAACATGTTGTTCGATACTTGGATGATGGTGAATACTTCATTGCGGAATATTATGTTCTCTTGAACATGCCAGAGGTTCAACCATATATTCG AGAATACGCATCTTATACGGGTGCAACGCCCGAAGAATTGGAATCACTTCTCAAGACTAACTTCAAAATTTGGTTCAAGAAAAAG attgaGAATGATGTTGCAATATATCCACGGTTCAAAGATCTACTTAATGGACCATCTCGCATGATTATGACGTTTCAATCTTGCAAGGTTAATGGATATAAATTTCGTTGTAAGGATAAATCCGGTGTCCTTGTCAAAGGTACATCTCATGTTAATGCCCTTGAAAATTATTATGGTCAATTAGAAGAAATTATTAGACTTGTTTATAGGGGGGGAAATCATGTGTATTTGTTTAAATGTTGTTGGTTTGATTCCGCGGGAAGCGGTGTACGTGTTGACAAAAATCGAATTGTTAGTATAGACATAAAGTCAAGACTAAGGTCGAACGAGGTATTTGTTTTAGCAAGTCAAGCGACTCAAGTGTATTATGCACCAAGTGTATTAAATCCTCGTAGTAACTTCTATACggttatttcaattaaaaatagtCCTCTTGATGAATCAACTACCCCTTCTACCGAAAATCCCTAccaagaaaatatatctaatgcATCCACTTCAATATTTTCATTGTTCGTTGACTTTGCACAATATGAGCCAATTCCAAGAATTCGATTCGAAGATCATGATAATGATGAAGTTGATgacgatgatgaagatgaaaacaatgaAGAATTTGATGAGGAAGatcaagaaaatgaagaagaaataggaggaggaggaggaggagaagaagaggaagaagaagaggaagaagaagaaggttatgaagatatTGATTAG